TCATTTTCATGAAGATCTAAATTTTTAATAATATCTGAATTGTGCAGAGAAGCTCTTTTTACTGTTGTACCAGCTAGCTGAACAGGTTCTAAATTGGCTACAGGTGTAATCGAACCAGTTCTTCCTACCTGATAACTTACATGTTTTAACTGTGTGGCTACTCGTTCTGCTTTGTACTTGTAAGAAATAGCCCAGCGAGGCGATTTTGCTGTAAATCCAAGTTCTTCCTGCTGATCTAGCGAATTTACCTTAATAACAATCCCATCAATAGGAACAGGGAGTTCTTCTCTTTGTGTATCCCAGTACTTTATAAACTGAATAACCTCATCAATATTTTTGCACAAGGCAGTATCGGCGGGAATTTTAAAACCCCAAGCTTTTGCTTTTTGTAAATTCTCGTAGTGATTGTTAGAAGAAATATCTTTGCCCAATAGGTAATATAAGTAACAATCGAGTTTGCGCTTAGCCACAAGGGCAGAGTTTTGCATTTTTAAAGTTCCCGAAGCTGCATTTCTGGGGTTTGCAAATGGATTTTCTCCAATTTCTTCTCTTTCTTTATTTAATTCGTTAAAAACAGTAAATGGCATTAATATTTCACCTCTAATTTCAAATTCATCTGGAAAATCTGTACCATTTAACTGTAAAGGAATAGAGCGAATTGTTTTTACGTTAGCAGTAACATCATCGCCTCTTACACCATCGCCACGTGTAACAGCCTGAACTAATTTACCACTTTCATATTTTAAAGAAATGGATGTGCCATCATATTTCAGTTCACAAACATATTCAACATCTTCTTCAATGAGCTTTTTAATGCGAGTTTCGAAATCGCGAATTTCTTGTTCAGAGTAAGTATTCCCGAGCGATAGCATAGGGTAGGTATGATTTACCTGTTCAAACTCGAGATTAATATCGCTTCCAACACGCTGGCTAGGCGAATTTAAATCAAGAAATTCTGGGAATTGTTTTTCTAGTTCAACAAGTTCTTTTAGCAGTATGTCGAAATCGTAATCGCTAATGGTTGGTTGTGAAAGTACGTAATAATTATGGTTGTGTTTATGTAATTGTGCACTTAATTCTTCAATTCTATTTTTTGCTTCTTTTTGATTCATAGCTTGTAAAGTATGCCTTTAATGTAGATAACAAATTTTGTTTAGATACTTTTCTAAAATGTAAAAATAGTAAACCTTGTTTTCATATTAACAGGCTTTACAGAGAAATATTTAAAATAGCTCTACTTGAATAAAATTGACGAACTCATATTTAATTAAATGCATATAATTTATTACCAATAAAAAATTTTTTGAAAATATATTTAAAGTGTAAAAATTAACAATATAATATTATTGGTGTGTTAAAAAATTATATTGCAAAAGGAAATAAAACAATATTATGTTATGATTGTATTTGCCAATTCAATATTGGTGCTTGTTTGAGGTAAATTTTATAAATATTTATTGTAATGTGTAGTTTAAGATATGTTAATCATAAGCGAGTATGAGGACTTATATAAGATATTAATATGCTAAAATAGATATATATGTAATGTTTAAAACTAATCATTTATAAATATTATAATTGATTAAATGTTTATATATTTACCCGACATTTATTTTGCGTAATTATATATTATGAAATGTATTTTTATTGCATATAAAAAAATATAACTTTTAAAATTAACCCTAAAAAAAGTATTATGAAGAAAATTTTATTGTGTTTAACATTTATTGTGTGCTGTGGCTTGTTTGTAGAAGCTCAAATGCAGGAAAAATGGAAGGCCGAAGCAGGATCAGCTATTAAATGGAATAAATTTTCACCTGATGGAAGTCTTATTTGCGGAACCACAGGTGGTAAAACTGTTGCAATGGATGCTTCAACAGGTAATAAGATTTGGGAGAAATCTTTTGAATATGGTGCATTTTCAATTTTACCTAACACAAGCTATGTGTATTGGGAAAATGAAAATTCAGGAATTAAAATATTAGATCCAATTAATGGTAATATAGTTTGTGATTCTAAAGCTTTGGGTGTTTCAGATATTAATTCTTATTATCCTGTTCGTTCGGGAAACGGTTTCTTGTTATATACCAAAATGGGCGATAAGGAACAATTTTGGATGGTTAACCTTAATGATGGTAGTCTGAGATGGAAAAGAGAATTTGATTTTGCTAAGAAAAAATCAATTGCTGGTATTAGTATAGAAATGGCCGAAGATGCTTCGAAGATGGTTTTGCATTGCGATCCTATTGGTGATGGTAAAGGCGGAGTTTTTGTTGCGTTTCACGATAGAATTATGAATATCGATAAAGATGGAAATACTGTATGGGATATTGAGTATCCTTCTCAGTTTGGAGATCAAAAGGGATTCTTTAAATCGTCGGGTGTTGATTTTCACAATATAATCCCCGATCAGACAGGAAAATTTTTATATGTATTTAGTGGTGCATATATGTCATGTCACAGAAGAACAGATGGCGGATTGGCATGGACCAAACCAGTTAAGGTGTTTGCCCCTGTTGAAAATATTATTTTCGAAAAAGAAGGAATGACTTTAATTCCTAAACCAAAAACTGCAATGCAAAAAGCTTATATCAATTCTATTGATTATGCTACAGGTACTCCAAAATTTGGAGAAAAAAGTTTGAGAGTTAAGGGTGGTTTTGTGCAGTCTTCATTCTGCTCAAAAGGTATGGTTTTTATAACTAAATCATTTATGAATAACTCGTATTTCTTTAATATTATTGATACGAAATCGGGTAAATTTGAGCTAGAGAAACCTTTAAAAATATTCGAAGGTCCTTATAAAATTTCTGAAGTTAAAGGAGGAATCTTAATTACTTCTGAGCACGGTGCAAATTTATACAATTACCAAACTAAAAAAATGTCTATCGACAATCAGTTAAAAGTGGGTAAGGGAGCTAAATTATGCCGATTCGATAGAAAAGGATTAAGCTATTTGTATTCTAGCACTAAGGGGAATGTATTTACTTTAAATCATTTTAACTTAAAAGTTAAACAGTTAAATAAGGAAAAAATTGAGCTTAAAGGTGGCGATTCTGCCGATGGAATTACTGAGTTTGAAGATGGATTCGTAATTTATTCTGCTCAAAATATTGTGAAACTAGATTGGGATGGCAATATTAAATTCCAAAAATATTATAAAGCTCCTGGTGCTGGTACGAAAGCTATTTTAAAAGCTTCATTTAGCATGTTGGGAGGTTTAGCGCAAATGGCTGCCTCTGCTGCTGTGGCTACTACTTACGATGCTGCTGCTACCAGTGCTCAGAATGGAATGAAAGCAATGGATCAGCAAGCCGACGAAATGGTAGCTTCTGGCGAAATGTCTGCAACCGATTATGCCGATTGGAAGAGAGATTCTAAAGAGATGAATCAACTTTTAGATGAAAGTAAAGATGAGGTTAATAAAGAAATGGCAAATGTTGCAGCCATGGGATTTGTTAATTCTTTTGAAGCTGGAGTTGAAATAGGACGTGTATCAAAACGTTTTAAAAATTCTAAAGCCACTAAAAAATATGTTGTTCTTATGACTAACAATAAAGAACAAGGTGGAGTAGGTCTTGCTATTGTATCTAAAATTGATGGCGAAATAAAAGGTTTTATTCCAATGAAACAAAGTAGAACAGGAACAAGTTATAATATCGATCCTGCTACTAATTATTTATATTGGATGCCTACAATGGATAGTAATGTGAAATCAAAAAGATATCCTAATATAGATATTATGCAAAAAAGCGGTACTGTATTAAGTTATGATTTAAATGCTTTATAAAAGTTTATTCTAAAATAGTAAGGTGGCGAGTTTGTTAGTAATACAAACTCGCCATTTTTATTTTAAAATCTTATCTTTTTAAATTCTCCGTTTACCGATTTAAACTTGTCTTTAACCGATTATGCATACTAAAAAAAACTATTTTTAAATAATTTAGTAGTGTTATAAATATTAATTGTAGTTACCCTTTAAAACCGTATGATAATGGACGAAAATAAAAAAAATAAAAGCTTGTTTGTAGGTATTGGACTCGTAATTGTTGGATTAATTGTTTTAATCGAACGTCTCGGTTTTTACTCCGATTTTATAACAACTTGGCTGTATCGATGGGAATCTGTACTAATATTAGTTGGTTTACTAATGATTTTGGTTCGTCGTAATGTTTTTGGAGGATTGGCAGCAATGGCATTCGGGATTTATTTTTTATTAGATGAATTCTATTTTTTACCAGCCAATTGGGAAATGTGGTTTCTTCCAGGCATCTTGATTTTAGGAGGTATTGCTTATATTTTTCAACCTCAATCGAAAAAGCTTGATAAATAAATTGTAAATAACATTATAAATATATTTGATATGAGACAGCATCACACACCAGGAAATAAAAACAGGGAGAACAATAGAATTGTATTTGGTATTTTTCTTATTGTATTTGGATGTTTATTAGTGTTAAAGAATATGAATTTTATTCCATATTATTTGGAAGATGTAATTTTTTCGTGGCCAGCTTTACTCTTTGGCTTGGGTGCACTGTTTTATGCAGGTAAAAAGGATAAAACAACAGGATTTGTACTTATGCTAGTTGGTGGTATCTTTTTATTACCATTAATATTTAATTGGGGATTTCATTGGCGAGGACTATTTTGGCCAGTAATTTTAATTCTCGTTGGTATTTTTATTATTCGAAGAAGAAATGAATGTATGCCCGACAGGCAAACAGGAACAGAAAGTAAGGCAGATTATATCGATGAGTTAAATGTGTTTGGAGGAGGCGAGAAAATGATAAATACCAAAGATTTTAAAGGAGGTAAAATCACTTGTCTGTTTGGAGGATCAGAATTAAATTTAACTCATGCCGAACTGGCCGAAGGAACAAATGTAATTGATATTTTTGCCATGTTTGGAGGTTGTGTTATAATTATTCCTTCCGATTGGGAGGTTAGAGTTGAAGTGTCGGCAGTTTTAGGAGGTGTTGCAGATAAACGAATTCCTACAACGAACTACATTGTTGAGCCTAAAAAAGAATTGGTTATAAAAGGATTTGTTGCTTTGGGTGGATGTGAAATTAAATCACATAAATAAAAATAATGAAACATCCTTTACTACAGCATCGAAATGGATTTTTGATATATATATCCTCTTGGGTATTATTCGTAGCAATTTTGTTTTTTATTGATTGGTATTTCGAAGGAACTTCTGCTTATCATGCTTTAATAAATTCCCTAAGCTTTTCTTTGCCTTTATTAATATTGGCAGGCTGTGTATGGTATGTAGTTCGTTATACCAGCTACGAAAACTTGGGTTTGTTAGGATTTTTGTTACATCATTTAGCAGCAGGTATTATTGTGGTTGGAGTATGGGTATCTGTTGCGCACCAATTAAGAGTAAACTTGTTTGGTATTGAACATTCCCATTATATAATTCCTATTCATTGGCAAATTTTATTTACCTTTTTTGTGTACGATTATTTGGTAATGGTATATTACCTAATTATTTATTATAACAATTTTAAAGATAAATTACTTCGTGAATCGGAGCTAAAAAATTTAATTAAAGAGGCAGAGTTAACAGCTTTAAAATCACAAATTAATCCACACTTTTTGTTTAATAGTTTAAATTCGGTTAGTTCATTAACTTTATCAAAGCCCGAGCAATCAAGAGAAATGGTAGTTAAGCTTTCTTCCTTTCTTCGATATTCATTAGGACAGGATTTAAAGGAATTAAATAGTCTGGCTAACGAAATAAGAAATATTCGTTTATATCTTGATATTGAAAAAGTAAGATTTGGTGACAGACTTGTGTTAAATTTTAACATGTCTTCTTGTTGCGAAAATGCAAAAATACCTAACTTGATATTACAACCATTATATGAAAATGCTATAAAATATGGGGTTCATGAAAGTCTTGAGCCAGTTACAATTAGTACTGTTTGTAGTATCGAAAATGATAATTTGAGAATTGAAATTAGAAATAATTTTGATCCCGAATCGGTGCCTTCGAATGGAAATGGAATTGGATTACAAAATATTAAAGACAGATTGCGTTTAATATATGGGAGAAACGATTT
This genomic interval from uncultured Marinifilum sp. contains the following:
- the ligA gene encoding NAD-dependent DNA ligase LigA gives rise to the protein MNQKEAKNRIEELSAQLHKHNHNYYVLSQPTISDYDFDILLKELVELEKQFPEFLDLNSPSQRVGSDINLEFEQVNHTYPMLSLGNTYSEQEIRDFETRIKKLIEEDVEYVCELKYDGTSISLKYESGKLVQAVTRGDGVRGDDVTANVKTIRSIPLQLNGTDFPDEFEIRGEILMPFTVFNELNKEREEIGENPFANPRNAASGTLKMQNSALVAKRKLDCYLYYLLGKDISSNNHYENLQKAKAWGFKIPADTALCKNIDEVIQFIKYWDTQREELPVPIDGIVIKVNSLDQQEELGFTAKSPRWAISYKYKAERVATQLKHVSYQVGRTGSITPVANLEPVQLAGTTVKRASLHNSDIIKNLDLHENDTVYVEKGGEIIPKIVGVDVSKRSDKAKAIEFIETCPECGTGLTRNEGEANHYCPNDMGCPPQIKGKIEHFISRKAMNLDGLGEETIDLLFSKKLIKDVSDLYLLKKEDITPLDRMGDKSAERILNSIQSSLQIPYERVLYALGIRYVGVTVAKTLAKAIPSIEKLALSSVEDLIEVDEIGGKIAESIVEYFSLEHHKTLIANLKSHGLQLETIEIEKEGSSKILEGMSIVISGSFSKYSRDELKELIELNGGKNVGSISKKTSFLLAGEKIGPSKLAKVEKLGIELKSEDQFLQMIGL
- a CDS encoding DUF5668 domain-containing protein, with protein sequence MRQHHTPGNKNRENNRIVFGIFLIVFGCLLVLKNMNFIPYYLEDVIFSWPALLFGLGALFYAGKKDKTTGFVLMLVGGIFLLPLIFNWGFHWRGLFWPVILILVGIFIIRRRNECMPDRQTGTESKADYIDELNVFGGGEKMINTKDFKGGKITCLFGGSELNLTHAELAEGTNVIDIFAMFGGCVIIIPSDWEVRVEVSAVLGGVADKRIPTTNYIVEPKKELVIKGFVALGGCEIKSHK
- a CDS encoding histidine kinase, which codes for MKHPLLQHRNGFLIYISSWVLFVAILFFIDWYFEGTSAYHALINSLSFSLPLLILAGCVWYVVRYTSYENLGLLGFLLHHLAAGIIVVGVWVSVAHQLRVNLFGIEHSHYIIPIHWQILFTFFVYDYLVMVYYLIIYYNNFKDKLLRESELKNLIKEAELTALKSQINPHFLFNSLNSVSSLTLSKPEQSREMVVKLSSFLRYSLGQDLKELNSLANEIRNIRLYLDIEKVRFGDRLVLNFNMSSCCENAKIPNLILQPLYENAIKYGVHESLEPVTISTVCSIENDNLRIEIRNNFDPESVPSNGNGIGLQNIKDRLRLIYGRNDLIKIKKTKNQFVVNLEFPQNK